ACAAACTCCATTCAATAAATTTTTTTATCAGTTTTTTAGAATATTTAAATATCATGAAAAAGCATTAGATGTTGATAAATTCTTTTCTTTTGATGTAATTATATACAACAACGCTTTTACCGGTTGGCTAAGTGCAAGAAAAATGAAAAAACCTGTAGTTCTTATGATTAATGATTATAATAGGATAGATTTTTTAGAAAAGGGTTTTGGAATTACTAAAAATTATTTTAAAAATTTAGTTTTGTTTCATTTAGAAAAGCAGGCAGGAAGGCGTGCAAATTCGATTATTGTTAATTCGATTTTTTTAAAAAACAAAATTCATGAAATGTATGGGACGGATAAATCAAAGATAAAAGTTTTGTACAAAGGAATTAATCTTAATAATTATAACTTTCGATTACGAACTCACTTTGAAAAAAAAATTAATATTCTATTTATTAAAGGAGGCTATGAAAATGGAGGATTGTCGGATTTAGCCAACGCGATAAATATGTTAAATTCTTCACGATTCTATCTTACAATAATTGGCCCAAGATTGATAGACTTGGAGAATATTAGAATAAAATTGAAGAATATTGGAATAAAGTCATTTGAAGTCAATGGTTCAATGAGTCCTGAAAAAATTCGTGACTATTTTAACAAGGCTGATATTTTCTGCGTACCTTCTCATAAAGAAGCACTTGGAGTTGCTAATATGGAAGCTCTCGCTAGTGGGGTACCTGTAGTAACGACTAATGTGGGAGGAATTCCTGAAGTTTTAGATTATGGAAAAGCAGGATGGATGGTTGAGCCTGGAAATCCTAGGCAATTGGCTGAGGCTATTGAAGAATGTATCAACAACAAAGACTTAAGATTGGAAAAAAGTAATTATGGATATAAGTATGTCCAAAAGTTTAATTCAAATCAATTGATTGATAACTTCTTAGCTATAGTAGATGATACAATTAAATTTACTTAGAAAATAAATTGGTGTTGAAAAAGAAAATATTATATATATCCACCAATGATGGCTCGGATATGCGTATCAACAAAGAAATAAAGACTCTGTCAAAGAAAGCGGATATTTATTTTCTGGGAGTTGGTACTTACGGTGATAAAAATTATGCCAAAAGCTTTTGCAAAGAATTTATTTTAGTTGAAGAAAAAAGAAACTCTCTTAAAGCGATCATTAAGCAAATAAAAATTTTTCTAAAAATAACGAAATCAATTAAGTTTAATTCAATTCATATTATTAATGAACAGTTAATGATTTTCTTCTACCCGTGGCTTTTCAGACATCATGTAGTTTTGGATATTTTTGATTCAATTTTTATGAAAAAGAATCAACCAGGTAATAAATTGAGTTTAATAAAGAAATTAGTGTATAAACCGATTAATTATGTCTTCGTTACAGATAAGAACCGTTTTAATATGATGCCTGATTTTATAAAATCAAAATTGGGAATACTTGAAAATTTCCCCAATCACTATGGAGGTGAAACAAAAAAAGATACTCAATTTTTGACTATTTTTTACAACGGAACCATGACAAACGAGAGAGGAACCAAATTTTTACAAGATCTTTTAGACTTTGATAATAGAATTAAAGTTATTATGGCTGGATGGGCTAATGATGAAAATACATCAGAATTTTCAAACTGCGATTATGTGGATTTTAGAGGTATTATTACTCAGAAGGAAGCGACTAAAATTGCAGCTACGGAATCAGATTACATAATGTGTTGTTATGAACCATCAAATCAAAATAATATTAATGCAAGTCCTAATAAAATTTACGATGCTTTTCAAACTAGGACTCCAGTAATTATCAACAAAGAGGTCAAAGTATCATCTTTTGTTAGAGATAATAATATTGGTGTTGTGTTAAATTCTTTTTATGATTATGATATTAAAAGCATAAGCAAAGAATTATTTTTAAAGAAGGATAATTTTAATTTTTCCTATGAAAATGCAATTACGTATTCATGGGAAAAGATTGAAGGCAAACTACTAAAAGCTCACAGAATAATTTAACATAGATTTTAATGAAACAAATCCTTCAATCCTTTAAAACAGGTAAAACAGAATTAACAGAATTACCGGCTCCAAAAGCTAAAAAAGGAGAAGTTCTAATACAAACAACCAGGTCATTGGTTTCCTTGGGAACAGAACGCATGCTGGTTGAATTTGGTAAAGCTAATCTTATTACAAAAGCACGTCAGCAACCGGATAAGGTGAAGATGGTTCTGGATAAAATTAAAGCTGAAGGTTTGATGCCTACTTTAGAAACCGTTTTTAATAAGTTGGAACAACCTTTGCCTTTGGGATATTGTAATGTTGGTAAAGTAATAGAAGTTGGAGATGACGTAACAGATTTCAAAATAGGAGATCGAGTCGCTTCTAACGGACAGCATGCGGAATTTGTTTCAATTCCTCAAAATTTAGTAGCTCACATACCCGAAAATGTTTCTGACGAGGAAGCTGTCTTTACCGTAATTGGGTCAATCGGATTACAGGGAATTCGTTTGATCAAACCAACTTTTGGTGAGGCCATTGTCGTGATTGGATTAGGACTGATTGGTTTGCTAACGGCTCAAATGCTGGTAGCAAATGGATGTAAAGTAATTGGTTATGATCTAGATGATACAAAAATTCAATTGGCAAAGTCAAAAGGAATTATTGCATTTAATCCCTCAAAAGGAAATGAACCTGTAAAATTTGTATTATCCGAAACCAATAATGTAGGAGCGGATGGCGTAATTATTACCGCCTCTGCTAAGAACAATTCTATTATTTCTGATGCTGCCAATATGAGTCGAAAAAGAGGCCGTATCGTTTTGGTTGGCGTTGTAGGCTTGAATATTTCCAGAGCGGAATTCTATGAAAAGGAGTTAAGCTTTCAGGTATCGTGCTCTTATGGTCCAGGCAGATATGATGATGATTATGAACAAAAGGGAAGAGATTATCCCTTGCCGTTTGTTAGATGGACAGAGAAAAGAAATTTTGAGACTGTATTGCATGCTATCGCCACAAAAAAAGTCACAGTCGAAGATTTGATTACTGAAATAATTGACCTAGATAACTACCAGCAGATATATGGAGATATAGGTGTTTCAAAATCAATTGCTTCAATCCTAAAATATAAAGAGGAGAATATACCTGATCATTCCGTCTTCATTGACAAGAAAAATGTGATTGCGTCTAAAGGTAATATTGCTATAATTGGTGCTGGTAATTTTACGAAAATGACTATGTTACCAGCTCTTAAAGATACAAAAGCCAATTTACAATATATAGTTTCAGCAGGAGGAGTAAACGGGACAGCACTCGCTCAAAAACATGGCATTGCAAAAAGTAGTACTGATTTTAATGAAGTTTTAAAAGATGAGAAGCTTGATGTGATGATGATCACTACAAGACATAATTTACATGCTTCCATGGTTATCGATGCCCTTGAACATGATAAGCATGTTTTCGTTGAAAAGCCCTTGGCTTTGAATATAAATGAGTTGAGATTAATTGAGAATGCATATGGTAAAAGTAAAGGGAGTTTAATGGTAGGATTTAACCGTCGGTTTTCTCCACATGTCGAAAAGATGAAAGGCTTATTAGGTAGCTCACAAATGAATATTGTGGCTACAATGAACGCTGGAGCAATCCCGTCGAATGTATGGGTTCATGATATGGACATAGGTGGTGGAAGAATCATTGGAGAGGCCTGTCATTATATGGATTTGATTGTATTTTTAACAAGAAGTAAAATTAAGTCAGTTTGTATGAATGCCATGGATGTAAATCCTAAAGAAAATACCGATAATGCCTCAATTCTATTAAAATTAGAAAATGGTTCAACAGGAGTCATAAATTATTTTTCGAACGGAGCAAAATCGTATTCGAAGGAGCGTTTAGAAGTTTTCTCTCAGGATAGAACTATGATCATGGATAATTTCTTAAAAACCCAAGGATTTGGATTTAAAGGATTTTCTAAATTAAAAACTAAATTGGATAAAGGACATAAGAATCAGTTCCGTCAAATTGTTTCTTCAGTCAATTCAGGACTAGGAATAGGTTTAATTCCATATGAAGAACTCATCAACGTTTCTAAAGCGAGTTTTGCAGCTATTGAGAGTTTGAAGTCAAATAGTTGGGTAGAGGTTTAAAATGTTCAATAGCAAATATTTTAATTAGTTTCTTGAATAATTTTCAAAAATTTCTCGATTTATCTGGAAATATGGGCCTTAATTATGTTTGGTTCAGAGCCCTATACATGGTTAAAACTAAACTAGGAATAATTGAGAGTAAATTCCCTACAGAACCAGAATTAAAAACTTTTATAAGCCTTGATAGATGGAGACAGGAAACTCCGTTATTTTTTTTTCAGGATCGAAGTGATATTTTACTGTCAAAAAAGAAGAGTACTCAATTAGAGAAATCTTTAGAGGAAATTATGTCAGGAACATATACTTTTTTCAGTAATTTGAAGTTTGAGTTAGGAATGGATTATGATTGGGTTACGAATCCTGACACAAAGTATAAGTACGATATTAATAAGCATTTTTCAAAGATAGAGGATCTTTCAAAAACTGCAGGTGATATTAAATATGTATGGGAAAAATCAAGATTTTCGTTTTTGTATGAAATTATAAGATATGACTATAATTATGACGAAGATCATTCTGAATTTGTCTTTGACCAAATTATAGATTTTATTGAAAGGAATCCAATCAATCAAGGCCCAAATTATAAATGTAGCCAGGAGATAAGTCTTCGTATTCTAAATTGGACCTTTGCCATATATTTTTACAAAAATTCTCCTTTGCTTGATGACAAGCGATTTGAGTTGATTCTGAATTCAATTTACTGGCAATTAGATCACGTATATAAGAATATTAATTTTTCAAGAATAGCAGTTAGAAATAACCATGCCATAACAGAAGCTTTAATGTTATTCTTATCAAATAAACTTTTCCCCTTTATTCCAGAATCTAAAAAATGGAGTGTAGAGGGAAAGAAATGGTTTGAAGAGGAAATCTGTTATCAAATATATGATGATGGTACTTACTTACAGTTTTCTATGAATTACCACAGAGTTGTGGTACAATTACTTACTTGGGGAATTCGATTTTCTGAAATTCACAATGATCCATTCGAGTCTAAGGTTTATGATAGAGCTGAAAAGTCACTTCACTTTTTAACAACCTGTTTAAATAAGGAGAATGGAAGATTACCAAATTACGGATCGAATGACGGGGCATTGTTTTTTAAATTAACAAATGATGATTACCGAGATTACAGATCTCAGCTGGATGATCTCAGCGTTGTTTTGAAAAAAGGTGCCAAATTCAATACGGAGAGTTATCATTGGTATGGTTTAAGAGAAAAGAAAAAAGAACAATTAAATACTGAAGTTCTAAATTCATTTGAAAAAGGTGGCTATTATATTATTAACGAACCTGAGTCAAAAACATTTCTAAGATGTGGAGGTTATAAAGATCGGCCACATCAAGCTGATAATTTACATCTTGATTTATGGGTGAATGGAAGAAATTATGTTTGGGACTCCGGAACCTAC
This DNA window, taken from Lutimonas zeaxanthinifaciens, encodes the following:
- a CDS encoding glycosyltransferase family 4 protein, which codes for MRKILFSSNSFEIIDNGPALFANLLYQCTADSREYDLRIISEDLSFENLNKKRLYYLKLKQTPFNKFFYQFFRIFKYHEKALDVDKFFSFDVIIYNNAFTGWLSARKMKKPVVLMINDYNRIDFLEKGFGITKNYFKNLVLFHLEKQAGRRANSIIVNSIFLKNKIHEMYGTDKSKIKVLYKGINLNNYNFRLRTHFEKKINILFIKGGYENGGLSDLANAINMLNSSRFYLTIIGPRLIDLENIRIKLKNIGIKSFEVNGSMSPEKIRDYFNKADIFCVPSHKEALGVANMEALASGVPVVTTNVGGIPEVLDYGKAGWMVEPGNPRQLAEAIEECINNKDLRLEKSNYGYKYVQKFNSNQLIDNFLAIVDDTIKFT
- a CDS encoding alginate lyase family protein; its protein translation is MVKTKLGIIESKFPTEPELKTFISLDRWRQETPLFFFQDRSDILLSKKKSTQLEKSLEEIMSGTYTFFSNLKFELGMDYDWVTNPDTKYKYDINKHFSKIEDLSKTAGDIKYVWEKSRFSFLYEIIRYDYNYDEDHSEFVFDQIIDFIERNPINQGPNYKCSQEISLRILNWTFAIYFYKNSPLLDDKRFELILNSIYWQLDHVYKNINFSRIAVRNNHAITEALMLFLSNKLFPFIPESKKWSVEGKKWFEEEICYQIYDDGTYLQFSMNYHRVVVQLLTWGIRFSEIHNDPFESKVYDRAEKSLHFLTTCLNKENGRLPNYGSNDGALFFKLTNDDYRDYRSQLDDLSVVLKKGAKFNTESYHWYGLREKKKEQLNTEVLNSFEKGGYYIINEPESKTFLRCGGYKDRPHQADNLHLDLWVNGRNYVWDSGTYKYNTDKELSNYFTGTEGHNTLSVNGKNQMLKGNRFIWFNWVKNIHAKLSKDKGEFQFEGGINAFKECGSNIWHYRKVNKQEGRFVWSIEDEVLGIEYPQLTLYWHINPGCESKITFEVINDTGDQIHPVIEEKWVSNYYGSKEKSMRLTYNSQSTKLFSTIRINP
- a CDS encoding bi-domain-containing oxidoreductase translates to MKQILQSFKTGKTELTELPAPKAKKGEVLIQTTRSLVSLGTERMLVEFGKANLITKARQQPDKVKMVLDKIKAEGLMPTLETVFNKLEQPLPLGYCNVGKVIEVGDDVTDFKIGDRVASNGQHAEFVSIPQNLVAHIPENVSDEEAVFTVIGSIGLQGIRLIKPTFGEAIVVIGLGLIGLLTAQMLVANGCKVIGYDLDDTKIQLAKSKGIIAFNPSKGNEPVKFVLSETNNVGADGVIITASAKNNSIISDAANMSRKRGRIVLVGVVGLNISRAEFYEKELSFQVSCSYGPGRYDDDYEQKGRDYPLPFVRWTEKRNFETVLHAIATKKVTVEDLITEIIDLDNYQQIYGDIGVSKSIASILKYKEENIPDHSVFIDKKNVIASKGNIAIIGAGNFTKMTMLPALKDTKANLQYIVSAGGVNGTALAQKHGIAKSSTDFNEVLKDEKLDVMMITTRHNLHASMVIDALEHDKHVFVEKPLALNINELRLIENAYGKSKGSLMVGFNRRFSPHVEKMKGLLGSSQMNIVATMNAGAIPSNVWVHDMDIGGGRIIGEACHYMDLIVFLTRSKIKSVCMNAMDVNPKENTDNASILLKLENGSTGVINYFSNGAKSYSKERLEVFSQDRTMIMDNFLKTQGFGFKGFSKLKTKLDKGHKNQFRQIVSSVNSGLGIGLIPYEELINVSKASFAAIESLKSNSWVEV